GGTGGCGTCTTAGGCATGTCGCAAACTTACCGCCCCAGGGGATTGTTTGGCAAGCTGACCTGAACAGTTACGGAAAATCAAATCGAGGGAGATGCATTAAGCGCCTGGCAACGTGAAAGCCTTGAAGATTAGAACCGAGTTTCAGCTCTCAGCAGTTACGACCCTCTTATTCAGGTCCGTGTTGAGCACCATGTTATACCTTGCCGTTCGATTCAACCAGTGCCATACCGCCCATGCGTGTTGCAAACACTATAACTAACATTACGATCAGCGAGAATCCCAAGGCTGGTTCTTTAAGTGAAATAAATGCCGCAAGAATACCAATTGGAACGACCCCAACACCAGCAATGAATAGACCAATAAGCAGGCCAACCCATCCCCAAGTTACAAATGTGACGGTTGCTCCGAGAAACCACGTTGTGAGGCCAAACAAATAAGATGAAAAGAAAATCCCAGTACCAGCGGCAGGACGTGTTGCGCGAAACAACGCCATTGGAAGCAATACGAGCACAACTATGGCGATGCCGACCCAAGCAACGGGCAACAGAAATGAGTAGGTTTTTACACAAAATTCAGCGATGACTTGATTCACAGAGGGCTCCTTGTTTAGAAATTAACGGTGAAGCTGTGGTACGCGGCGCAGCGTCCCAAACGAGCGCGCTGTTTAAGGCCTTACTCGAATAAGCTACGATAGTTTTCTGAATCGATGCTTTCGTTTAGATCAATGACCTTAATTTGCTTGGATGCGTGCATTGCCAATTTTCGATCCATGGTTATCAAGTAAGCGTCTTCTATATACGCAATGCAGGCGAAGACAAGATCAGCCCCTTGCAGCGTATCGAAACCATCAAGCGTGAAGAGATCAACGCACTTCGATATTAACTCTCGGCCTACATCATATAGAATCGCATTTTCGCCCATGAGGTAAAATTCCCGCAGTATGGGCTGACGGTTACGATGCTTTTTTGAAACAGTTGCCTCTACCTCAAATACGGCTAATGCTGGAAAAATATTCAAATACTCTCCTTCTACCCAGCCATCATTCAAATCTTTGTAAAAGCTATGTGCAGGCGAATACCCATCAGAGTTAGGCTCCTTGATATTTACGATTGCTGATGTATCCCAAACAAACTTTCTCATTGAAGTCTTTATTCTTGCCCTAACAGTTGATGAAACAGAGTGTCGGTCAGGTGAAATAGGCGAAATCCATCTCAGTCAGGAAAGATTGCCCAGACGATTCCTGGGTCACCTGCGTATTCCGGCGAAAGTGGCCACCCGGTCCGAAGGAAAGTGGCCACTGGTTCTGATTCAATCCAGCCAGTCAGTCCGAAGGAAAGCGGCCGGTCCGAAGCGGCCCCGCGACACGGGATGGGTGTAGTTACGCGAGGGCGGGATCGTCTGTCAACCCGGTGGAGTGTTTGCGCATCGAGTCTCCGGTCAAATTGATCTTGTAGGCGCAGTGCACGAGGCGATCGAGGATGGCGTCGGCGAGGGTCGGATCGCCGAGGTAGTCATGCCAAAGGGCGACCGGGAGTTGGCTGGTGACCAGGGTGGCGCGCGTCTTGAAGCGGTCGTCGAGGATTTCGAGCAGATCGCGCCGCTGCTCGTCGTTCAAAGGGGCCAATCCCCAGTCATCCAGGACCAGCAGCTCAGTGCGCGCCAGTTCGGCGAGCAGCTTGGTGTAGCGGCCCTCGGCGCGGGCCATCGCCAGATCCTGCAGCAGCCGGGGCAGGCGCAGATAGCGCACGGTGAAGCCGTCGCGGCAGGCCTTGTGGGCCAGTGCGCACGCGATCCACGTTTTTCCGACGCCGGTCGGCCCGGTGAGGATGACGTTGAGGTGCTCGCCGATCCACTGACCGGTCGCCAGGCGGCTCATCAGGGCTTTGTCCAGGCCGCGGTGCGTGCGGTAGTCGAGATCTTCGATGGCGGCCGGCTCACGCAGCTTGGCCTGTTTCAGCCGGGTCTTGAGGCGTCGATTCTCGCGCGTGCTCAGCTCGCGATCGAGCAGCAGGCCGAGGCGCTCCTCGAAGCTCAGGGTTTGAATCTCCGGCATCTCGAGTTGTTCCTGCAGAGCCTTGAGCATGCCGTCGAGGCGCAGTTGCGCGAGGGTCTCCAGGGTGGGGTGAAGCAACATGGCGCTGGTCTCCGTAACGGGTGAGGACCCCGTCGTTCGACGGGGTCATGGTGACGGTTAGTGGTAGTAGTCGGCGCCGCGCAGATTGGCGTGATCCAGCGGCAAACTCTGCTGATCGGGGGTCGGCAAGGGCCGCTGATCAAGCCCTTTCTCCAGGATCGTGGCGAGGCTTTTGTAGCTGACGGTGCCGAGGGTGAGCGCGCGTGCACAGGCCGCCTCCAGGCGGGCCTCGCTGTAGGCCGTGCTCAGGCGCAGCACCCCGAAACAGGCATTGAAGGCCTGTTGTGGATGGCGCCGCGCGCCGAGCAGTTGCGTGGTGACGGCAGCGGTGGCCGGGCCGATGGTGTGCGCCCAGCGCTGCAGGCGTTCCGGGGTCCACTCCAGGGCGCGTTGATGGCGCTCCGGCATGTGGTCGGTCACCGTGGTATAGCCGCCCCGACGGGCGCTGCGGACATGGCTGGCGACCCGCTGGCCTTGGTGCATGACCTCCACTGTGGTGGTGGTCATGCGCACGTCGACCTGGCGCTTGACCAGGGCGTGCGGGACCGAATAGTGGTGCCCGTCGACCTCGATGTGAATGTTCGGCGCCACCCGTGCCTTGCGCCATTCGGCGTACTCGTAGGGAGTTGCCGGCAGCGCGCGCAGGGCCGGGCGATCGATCGCCTCGAATTGGCTCAGGCGCGAGCCGTCGAGCTTTTTGAAGGGACGGGTATTGAGCGCCTGCAGGTGGGTGGCAATGACCCCGTTGAGCTCGGCAAGGGAGAAGAACTCCTGATGGCGCAGGCGCGCCAGGATCCAACGTTCGACCAACAGCACGCCGCCCTCGGCCTTGGCCTTATCCCGAGGTTTGCGCACCCGTGCCGGGATCACCGCCAGCCCGTAATGGGCGGCGAAATCCTGGTAGGTCGGATTCAGATCCGGCTCGTAACGGTGGGCCTTGCTGACGGCGCTTTTCAGATTGTCGGGAACGATGATGTCCGGGCAACCGCCGAGAAAGTTCAGCGCGCGCACCTGCGCGCCGATCCAGTCGGGGAGCGTCTGCGTCCAGGTCGCCTCGGCATAGGTGTAGTTGGAGGCCCCGAGCACCGCCACGAAGATCTGCGCGGTGCGGATCTCCCCGCTGTCGGGGTCGATCACCGCCGCCGTCTGCCCGGCGTAGTCGACGAAGAGCTTCTCCCCGGCCCGATGGGTTTGGCGCATGACCACATCCACCCGACCCTTCCAGACGCTGTAGCGGGCGCAGAATTGGCTGTAGGAATAGCCCTCGGGATGGCGCTCGCGGTACTCCTGCCAGAGCAGGAACAGCGTGACGCCTTTGCGCCGCAGCTCCCGGTGAACGACATCGAAGTCGGGCTCGACCAGCCCGCGCTCGGCGGGGCGCCCGCCCGGCTTGAACAGCCGCCGCTCCAACTCGCCCGCACTCAGACCCTCGGGCAACGGCCAGGACAGCCCTGCCGCCTCGGCCCGATCCAAGTACTCCGACACCGTTGTTCGCCCGATACCGAGCGCACGGGCGATCTCCCGCACCGACCGCCCGGAACCCCATTTCAACCGCAACACCTCTTCGACTTTTCGCATGGATAACCTCTGTCTTGGCATCTGAGCACCTCCTGAAAAGAGGAGGCACCCTACGCAGGGTTATCCCGTGTGGCGAGACCCCGGCCGGGGTGGCCGGATCAACCGGAATCGGTGGCCGGATTCAGCCGGAATCGGTGGCCGGTTTGAACCAGAATGGGTGGCCGCTTTCAATCAGAATGGGTGGCCGGATTGGGCCGGAATACGCAGGTCACCTTCCTATCTGAGCGGAAGGGCTATTATCACGGTAGACGACGGTGCCACCGGGGACGCTAACAGGTCGTGCACGCGCCGACAACACGGACTGATCGCTCTTCAGAGTACTTCATTGATCAGGATCACGGACGCTGCCTAGAGTTCGCCCCCGCCAGATCACCCACCACCGTCCCACCGCCGCCGCCCAAGCCAGCCGACTCAAAGCGTACTGATATTCACCTCATACACCCCCCAACCACCACAAACTCATCCTCCCCCTTCAACATCCCCGGCAACAACCGATTGAAGAAGAAGACCTTCGGCAAAGGCACCTCCGCGATCAGGATGTAGTCCCCGAACTCGTCGGCACGCTCGCGGCTGCTGGTGAAGCTGTTGAGGTTGTTGAAGAGGACGCGGTAGCGCCCGCCGCCGAGGGTCTCCAGGATCTCGTGCTCGTCCATGCGGTTGATGCCGCGGTAGAGGCTGAGGTGGGTCTCCTCCGGGTGGGCCTGGAGGAGCTCGTACTGACAATCAGTGTTGCCCGCTCGGTCACGTCGAGCATACCCAAGGCCATCCGTGGAACCTGTCCGTCATCGCTTCGTGAACCCACAGATATCCCACCGTGTCGGGGAAGTTCCGACACATCAGATGTTGATGTCTCGTCTTGCCTGTTAAGTTAATGATGTCTCACGACGGACAGGCTCGATAGAGACCTTCAATCCAGGTCCAAAAGGGTCTTCAAGGGTTCTCGAAGGATCTCCAAGTGATCCCTTATTCTTGATCCAGATTGAATCTCTTAAGTGGATCATAAAGGCCCGCGTTCTCGATCAACCAAGTCGGCGGGCTTGGTGTCAATGTCCGGAAACAGTGATTCCGGTCACGTGTGCTGCTGCATCCGTCGCGTCCAGTAGGGTCTGATTCGCCAAGTGGGCATAGCGCTCGGTCGTCGTGACCTTGGCATGTCCGAGGAGCTTCTGGACCTCATAGATGCTGCGCCCGGCATTGACCAGGGCCGACGCGAACGAGTGCCGAAGGTCATGGAGCCTGAGCCCCGGCATTCCTGCTTGCGTCCGGGCGGATGTCCAGCTTCCCCAGATCGATTTGAAGGGCTGCAGGGTTGCGGGATTCGGGACCACATACGGGCAGTCCGGGAACCTGGGCACCGTCTCGAAGACCTCGATGGCCATTTTGGACAGGGGCACCTTCCGGGGCTTCCCGCTCTTGGTTATGGGAATCCTCCATTCCCGGCGGTCCTGATCGATATCCTCCCATTTGGCATCCAGGAGTTCCCGTTTGCGCGCTCCGGTGAGCAGTAGGAGGGGCACGATGTACCGGAGCTGGGTGTTGCTGCTGTTGTTGACCGCCGTGATCAAGCGCTCCGTCTGCTCTGCCGTCAGGTAGACCTCCTTGATGTTGTCGACCTCCAGCAGCGTGACATTGGCCGTGGGATTGACCTCCGCTCCCGGTACGCCCCATCGCTTGGCGAGATTGAAGATCCGTCTGAGCACGCCGACCATGGCGTTGCAGTACGCAGGGCTCAATCCCGAGGCGGATTTCAGTTGATGCCATGCCTGGATACTCTCGGCGTCGATCTCCGCCAGCCGATAGCGCCCAAACTTGGGCAGGAGATGCAGTCGGATGATTCCTTCATCGAAGTCCGGTCTGCGTTTGGCGGTCTGGATGTGGGGCATGTAGCGATCGCGGATCAGCTCCTCCAAGGTCGGGATCTGCTTTAAGCGCTTCTTCTCATTGCCGGGATCTTCGCCCAAGGTGATCTTGGCCTTGAGCTGGATCGCAGCCTTCTGGGCCTTCTCGAAGGACACGGCATCTGCACTGCCGATCTTCTGGGCTCGGAGCCGACCGAAGGTGTCTCTGTACCGCAGATAGTACGTTTTGTTGCCGGTGGCTCTGACCTCCAGGATGAAGCCTTGCAAGCTGTCGGAGTAGTAGTCAATCTTGGACTTGCCTTGGGGGCAGATTGCGGTTCTGACAAAAGCGGCATCGAGCCTGACGACGGGCATAGGTGTCTCCTGCCGATGTCACTCGGCATACTGGGTTGATGGAATCTGAATCATCCGAACACGCGACGGAGCGGCCCGCTGGGGCGGCGGTGCGGGGGGCATGGGGGTCGTACTGGGGCGCAACGGGGGTGGCCCTGAGGGGGCAGTTTGAGACGCCAGGGAGTTCAGGGAGTGTTTTCGAGCCCCGCTCTCCGTCCAGAATGAGGCTGTCGTGGCGAAATGCGCAGTGGCGGCCCCAGTGAGCTTAGGGAACGTTTTTTGGGGGGTGGACCCCGTCTAAAACGGACGGAGGGGCACGGACCTTTGATGGCTACTCCCGCTTTGAACTCCGGGGCAGGCCGAAAACGCTCCCTGGACTCACTGAACCCCGGCGACGTTCCGGGGCATTTTTAACAAGGACGTGTTTTAGACTTCAATTTTCTCAAATGCTTTAAGCTTGACCCCGTAATACATGTCATATCCATTCGTTCTTCTGGACGTAATAGCAAATTCGGGAAACTTCAAAATCCGATCCATGACATCCCGCTTCCTATCAGGAGTTATCCCAAACTCATCACACCACTGTTCATATGCACTATAAAAGTCGCTACGCTTGAGCGAGAATTCCTTATCGCCGGTCTCGCAAGCTTCCTGAATAAAATACACAAGGCTGTCGGCCCATCGACGCCAATTCTTCATGAGTCGATCATGGGCCTTAGATGGACTATAATGCTTTTGTTCCAGAAGACGAATACCTCCTTGCAGCGCCCAGAACGCAATACCCGACCGCTCTTCACTGATGATTGTCTGCGCTAGATCGGGGTCCAGCGGCTGATTGCTACGGAGTCGGCTATTCGGAAACTCGACAAATTGCCATCGGGCAAAGAACGCCTCTCCTTTGTCCGAGGTTCGGATCATGTGGTTACTCATAAACAACTGCGCCGCCTGACTCTTAAACGTCATAGGTCGACCGGCCGGGTGTCTCCCAGTGATATCATCACCACCCGTGATCATCTTAAGGACGTTTTCCGGAATGGTCTTTTTGCTATCCAACTCCCCCGCAACATTCAGTCGCGATGTCATTATGCTTGCCAGATAGTATTCTTCGTCGAATTTATAGGGAGACACAGATGTGATAAATCGTCTCGGCAATAGGCTTTTGATGATGTCCACAATCGTTCCTTTGCCGGCTCGACCGATCGGATCATAGAAAAGGACGGCTTTCTGATACCGATGCAGAATCCCAAGCATAATCCCACCGAAGATTTCCTGTACAACTTGCACTTGCTGCCTTTGCTCTTCCTCATCCTCAACGCCGAACGTCTCTGCAAGAAACTGATCGAATCTTGGTATCGGAATCTCTTTGGGCGTATAGTCCAAACGGAGGCGCTGTCGATGAGACGGCGATAAATCCTCCCTGATCATCCGACCTGCTTCGACGCGATAAAATCCTTCCGAACATGCCACGCCCGTTGGTGAATCATCGAAAAATCCCGGTTGGCTCGATATGGTAATGGCATGCTTTACAATATCTTTGTAGTCGTTCGACCGAGTGCAATTTGGCTGCCCATCGAACTCTTGAGAGACAGTCTTGATGAGTTCGTTGCTCTCAACATAGACCCATACCGAAGTATCGGCGTTTAAGACATAAAGCTGATCCTCATACCCAATTGGCCCCCACGACTCGACTGTGTAGATCTGGAGGAGTTCTCGTGCATAACCGTCGTGCGTCGACTTGCCCGTACTCGATCTTGAGGCAGTGCGTTTATCCAACTTCTGAACCGAAACCCCCGGATTGAGTTTCTTAAAAAGAGTACGGAGGCGCTCGTAATCTGGGGGATCTCGATGTTTGATTGTTCGCAGCGCAGCTATGACGTCATCTCTAAAAACAATACCCACATCTCCTTCAACGTCGTCCAAGATGCTGTTGACGAGATTCTGTGCTTTCATCAAATCATCTTGCGGCGCTTCTTCTACCTGAAGCTCCGAAATTTCATTGAATGAGTCCTCGAGCCTGTAGACCTGCCCGCCATGCGCAAACGAGTTGACGCAAGGATTGAGACCCTTGTTGTAGTAAAATTTAGCGGTCGATGTGCCATAAGCACGTCCTTCAATGGGATCTGGCATGGTTGCGCCATCAAGATCGGCCCGCTCCAACAATTCACCGAATGTCAGTGCCTTCCCTTTAACTTCTAGAATAAAGTTGGACGGGAGAAAGATCTGTTCACCCTCTTGGCGATACTCCACGGAGATCCGTTGTTTTGCCTCGTCCAACGGGATCTGTTGATCAGAAGCCAGTTGAGATGCTTTCTCTTCGAGGTAGGCTTCCTTGTGCCTCAGTGACTGTTCTTGAGCCTTTGCTTTCGCAGTTTCCACTTTGTCTCTGTATTCGCAGATTTCCTCTTCGGTCAGATTCAGATCGCAGTCGATTGGACCGCCCTTCCCCTCTTTCCAGGGGCTTGGCTCTCTCGATAGTCCGGACCCGAGAATCGGGGCAGCTTCGTAGATCAACCGCTCCGGACTGAGGACTGCAAGATCAATAAGTGTCCTTACCAAGAGTGCGCCGTTTCTGGCAAACTCGATGTAACCGTATCCCTCATTCCAGAGTTTGACCTCCAGATATGTCTTGAGCGCCTTAAGATCGCTATTCTTGAATAGGCAGTAGATATGAAAGCCTTTCGGCATGCCGGGTTGTTGATTTGTCTCGTGAACGCCTGATGAACTACTTGCACGTCCTATATAGCCGACCTTCCTAAGTTCCGGTAAGTCCGCTCTTATCGTATCAATAACCTGTGTCGGAGTGTATTGTCTCAGACGGTCTGGCATATTCAGGCTGGGATCGTAGTCAAAAAGCACCACACCGATTTCCGGTTGTTTCATATAGTCCTTCGATCGCGCTCTGACACCGGAGGCAACAGCGTTTTCATCAAGAGCATCCTTGGTGACGACACGACACTTCGGAACATCAAAGACACCGGTTGCGATACACTGATGTTGCTTTAGATTGTCAATCACCTCGGCGAGATCCGACAGCGATTGGAGCGAAACCGTTTCGGCATGGCCTTCGATAAAGAATGGTTGTCCGTCCTTAATGATTTTCCCGTCTTCGGAGAGTCGATAGCTTTTCGTCAATCGGGATCCTGTTTCACCGGTGAAAACGGTTAGGGAAAAAGGGGTGCTTATTGATGTCGTCATGAGGGCGTTCGTGATTGGGTTGAAGAAAGATGTTTGACTGCTCCGAAGATACGCAGAGACCGTATGTTGGGCAAGCGCCAACGTGTCCGTTGCCCCAAGCTGGAAACTCCAGCCTAGGGCCGTCTCAGCCTCAGTCGGTGGCCCGAAGGATGCCCTCCGCTTCGGGATGGTCGTAGACATACACCCGCAGTCGGTGGTACTGCTCGGCACACCTGCACGCCAAACCCCGATCCTTTTGGAAACTCAAGTCGCTGTAGGTGTACAGACAGCATGTGATCCCGAAGGCATCGGCGGACAGCGACCCCTCGAAACCGTTCTCGCAGATCACCGCGAAGGTCTCCTCGACGTCCGGAGCCATGTAGAAGCCTTGGTTGTCGAGCGCCCAGAAGGTCCAGTAACCGCCTTGGTAGTCGGCACTGAGCCTATCAGCGACGGTATAGATCGTCGGTTCCACCGGATAGGAGAAGTAGCGCCCGAAGATCTCGGCGGCATGGTGGACCCGCTTCTCG
The sequence above is drawn from the Thiocapsa rosea genome and encodes:
- the istB gene encoding IS21-like element helper ATPase IstB, with amino-acid sequence MLLHPTLETLAQLRLDGMLKALQEQLEMPEIQTLSFEERLGLLLDRELSTRENRRLKTRLKQAKLREPAAIEDLDYRTHRGLDKALMSRLATGQWIGEHLNVILTGPTGVGKTWIACALAHKACRDGFTVRYLRLPRLLQDLAMARAEGRYTKLLAELARTELLVLDDWGLAPLNDEQRRDLLEILDDRFKTRATLVTSQLPVALWHDYLGDPTLADAILDRLVHCAYKINLTGDSMRKHSTGLTDDPALA
- the istA gene encoding IS21 family transposase, which gives rise to MPRQRLSMRKVEEVLRLKWGSGRSVREIARALGIGRTTVSEYLDRAEAAGLSWPLPEGLSAGELERRLFKPGGRPAERGLVEPDFDVVHRELRRKGVTLFLLWQEYRERHPEGYSYSQFCARYSVWKGRVDVVMRQTHRAGEKLFVDYAGQTAAVIDPDSGEIRTAQIFVAVLGASNYTYAEATWTQTLPDWIGAQVRALNFLGGCPDIIVPDNLKSAVSKAHRYEPDLNPTYQDFAAHYGLAVIPARVRKPRDKAKAEGGVLLVERWILARLRHQEFFSLAELNGVIATHLQALNTRPFKKLDGSRLSQFEAIDRPALRALPATPYEYAEWRKARVAPNIHIEVDGHHYSVPHALVKRQVDVRMTTTTVEVMHQGQRVASHVRSARRGGYTTVTDHMPERHQRALEWTPERLQRWAHTIGPATAAVTTQLLGARRHPQQAFNACFGVLRLSTAYSEARLEAACARALTLGTVSYKSLATILEKGLDQRPLPTPDQQSLPLDHANLRGADYYH
- a CDS encoding site-specific integrase translates to MPVVRLDAAFVRTAICPQGKSKIDYYSDSLQGFILEVRATGNKTYYLRYRDTFGRLRAQKIGSADAVSFEKAQKAAIQLKAKITLGEDPGNEKKRLKQIPTLEELIRDRYMPHIQTAKRRPDFDEGIIRLHLLPKFGRYRLAEIDAESIQAWHQLKSASGLSPAYCNAMVGVLRRIFNLAKRWGVPGAEVNPTANVTLLEVDNIKEVYLTAEQTERLITAVNNSSNTQLRYIVPLLLLTGARKRELLDAKWEDIDQDRREWRIPITKSGKPRKVPLSKMAIEVFETVPRFPDCPYVVPNPATLQPFKSIWGSWTSARTQAGMPGLRLHDLRHSFASALVNAGRSIYEVQKLLGHAKVTTTERYAHLANQTLLDATDAAAHVTGITVSGH
- a CDS encoding DNA primase family protein, yielding MTTSISTPFSLTVFTGETGSRLTKSYRLSEDGKIIKDGQPFFIEGHAETVSLQSLSDLAEVIDNLKQHQCIATGVFDVPKCRVVTKDALDENAVASGVRARSKDYMKQPEIGVVLFDYDPSLNMPDRLRQYTPTQVIDTIRADLPELRKVGYIGRASSSSGVHETNQQPGMPKGFHIYCLFKNSDLKALKTYLEVKLWNEGYGYIEFARNGALLVRTLIDLAVLSPERLIYEAAPILGSGLSREPSPWKEGKGGPIDCDLNLTEEEICEYRDKVETAKAKAQEQSLRHKEAYLEEKASQLASDQQIPLDEAKQRISVEYRQEGEQIFLPSNFILEVKGKALTFGELLERADLDGATMPDPIEGRAYGTSTAKFYYNKGLNPCVNSFAHGGQVYRLEDSFNEISELQVEEAPQDDLMKAQNLVNSILDDVEGDVGIVFRDDVIAALRTIKHRDPPDYERLRTLFKKLNPGVSVQKLDKRTASRSSTGKSTHDGYARELLQIYTVESWGPIGYEDQLYVLNADTSVWVYVESNELIKTVSQEFDGQPNCTRSNDYKDIVKHAITISSQPGFFDDSPTGVACSEGFYRVEAGRMIREDLSPSHRQRLRLDYTPKEIPIPRFDQFLAETFGVEDEEEQRQQVQVVQEIFGGIMLGILHRYQKAVLFYDPIGRAGKGTIVDIIKSLLPRRFITSVSPYKFDEEYYLASIMTSRLNVAGELDSKKTIPENVLKMITGGDDITGRHPAGRPMTFKSQAAQLFMSNHMIRTSDKGEAFFARWQFVEFPNSRLRSNQPLDPDLAQTIISEERSGIAFWALQGGIRLLEQKHYSPSKAHDRLMKNWRRWADSLVYFIQEACETGDKEFSLKRSDFYSAYEQWCDEFGITPDRKRDVMDRILKFPEFAITSRRTNGYDMYYGVKLKAFEKIEV
- a CDS encoding antirestriction protein, with amino-acid sequence MTTRTMVPTEKRVHHAAEIFGRYFSYPVEPTIYTVADRLSADYQGGYWTFWALDNQGFYMAPDVEETFAVICENGFEGSLSADAFGITCCLYTYSDLSFQKDRGLACRCAEQYHRLRVYVYDHPEAEGILRATD